From a region of the Paenibacillus sp. R14(2021) genome:
- the clpP gene encoding ATP-dependent Clp endopeptidase proteolytic subunit ClpP yields MNLTPYVIESTNRGERSYDIYSRLLKDRIVMVSGEIEDNMANAVVAQLLFLAADDPDKDIQLYINSPGGSVTAGFSIFDTMQFIKPDVSTICTGFAASFGAILLAGGTKGKRFVLPNSEVMIHQPLGGARGQASDIQIHASWILKTREKINALLAHHTGQSVEQIERDSDRDRFMSAADAVAYGIVDSVISTAKSARPAS; encoded by the coding sequence ATGAACTTAACGCCTTATGTCATCGAATCAACAAATCGGGGTGAGCGCAGCTACGATATCTATTCCAGACTGCTTAAGGACCGCATCGTTATGGTGAGCGGCGAGATTGAAGACAATATGGCCAATGCCGTGGTCGCGCAACTGCTGTTCCTGGCTGCCGATGACCCGGATAAGGACATTCAATTGTATATTAACAGTCCCGGAGGATCGGTCACGGCAGGGTTCTCGATCTTCGATACGATGCAGTTCATTAAACCGGACGTATCGACGATTTGTACCGGATTTGCCGCAAGCTTCGGCGCTATTCTGCTCGCAGGGGGCACCAAAGGCAAACGGTTCGTGCTGCCGAATAGTGAAGTCATGATTCATCAGCCGCTTGGCGGCGCGAGAGGGCAGGCATCGGACATTCAAATCCACGCCAGCTGGATTTTGAAGACCCGTGAGAAGATCAACGCGCTGCTGGCGCACCATACCGGCCAATCGGTGGAGCAGATCGAGCGGGATTCCGACCGTGACCGATTTATGAGCGCGGCCGATGCGGTTGCTTACGGAATCGTAGACAGCGTAATTTCGACCGCGAAGAGCGCCAGACCAGCGAGCTGA
- a CDS encoding DUF2627 domain-containing protein, with protein MKQVFIRFIAVLLLVIPGLGATYGFLLMKDAVFHYFSSFGDDTSIHSFEWWRFIFGMLLFLIGVGFIGGWTFFRDRKRNYVAPKFRKKRPRPPRPDA; from the coding sequence ATGAAGCAAGTTTTCATTCGATTCATCGCGGTACTGCTGCTCGTTATTCCGGGACTTGGCGCCACCTATGGGTTTTTGCTCATGAAAGACGCCGTCTTTCATTACTTCTCTTCCTTCGGGGACGACACGTCCATTCATTCTTTCGAATGGTGGCGCTTTATTTTTGGCATGCTGCTCTTCTTGATTGGTGTCGGCTTCATTGGCGGCTGGACCTTCTTCCGCGACCGCAAGCGAAATTATGTCGCACCGAAATTCCGCAAAAAACGTCCTCGGCCTCCTCGGCCGGACGCATAA
- a CDS encoding MFS transporter — protein sequence MIQPTIPSKKRIAILLFVTLVSGFNQGLLLPLLAILLDQRGVSSDLNGLNSMALYLGTFSTMFFIEKPIRKFGYKTGIMTGILFAGLATLLFPLMPYLWVWFVLRIVVGIGDSALHYCTQLWIVSSSPVERRGRFISLYGMAYGIGFSLGPMGMNLSSLGKWVPFGVNTVLFLILLFFVSSLTSEYPESVQQTEAAGNRFVFTYNKAWFALCPAILYGLMEATMNSNFPIYGLRMHLSKEMISLLLPALGVGGLLFMFPLGMISDRIGRKPVLMFCAMTAGILFLIVPLAGDHAGWLFVLLALIGGLIGSFFSLGLAYAADILPKNVLPAANVIASIHFSIGSLLGPSIGGYGIQYISVSSMFILLGGAFTLFSVLGFFFRESKKGGQSDKQSMA from the coding sequence ATGATTCAACCCACGATTCCTTCAAAGAAGCGTATCGCGATTTTGCTGTTTGTAACACTTGTTTCGGGCTTCAATCAAGGACTGCTGCTTCCGCTGCTTGCGATCCTGTTGGATCAAAGAGGCGTATCTTCGGACCTGAACGGTTTAAATTCAATGGCTTTGTATTTGGGAACGTTTAGTACGATGTTTTTTATCGAGAAGCCTATTCGGAAATTCGGTTATAAAACAGGCATTATGACGGGGATTTTGTTTGCAGGTCTTGCCACGCTGCTGTTTCCGCTGATGCCCTACCTTTGGGTTTGGTTTGTACTTCGTATCGTTGTCGGTATCGGTGACAGTGCGCTGCATTATTGCACGCAGCTGTGGATCGTTAGCAGCAGTCCGGTGGAGCGAAGAGGACGATTTATTTCGCTGTACGGCATGGCTTACGGAATTGGCTTCAGTCTCGGCCCCATGGGCATGAATTTATCGTCGCTGGGCAAGTGGGTTCCTTTCGGAGTGAATACCGTTCTTTTTCTTATTCTACTGTTTTTTGTAAGCTCACTGACCTCGGAATACCCCGAATCCGTCCAGCAAACCGAAGCAGCGGGCAATCGATTCGTTTTCACGTATAATAAAGCATGGTTTGCATTATGTCCCGCCATCCTGTATGGATTAATGGAAGCGACAATGAACAGTAATTTTCCGATTTACGGTCTGCGCATGCATCTGAGCAAAGAAATGATTTCGCTGCTGCTTCCTGCATTAGGCGTAGGCGGCCTGCTGTTTATGTTCCCGCTTGGTATGATCAGCGACCGCATCGGCCGCAAGCCGGTCCTCATGTTCTGTGCGATGACTGCAGGCATATTGTTCTTGATCGTCCCGTTAGCAGGGGACCATGCAGGCTGGTTGTTTGTGCTATTAGCCTTGATCGGCGGGCTTATCGGCTCCTTCTTCTCACTCGGACTCGCTTACGCGGCGGACATCCTGCCGAAGAATGTACTGCCTGCCGCCAATGTAATCGCGTCTATCCATTTCAGTATCGGGAGCCTCTTGGGGCCGAGTATCGGCGGGTACGGCATTCAGTATATCTCTGTATCGAGCATGTTTATTTTGCTCGGCGGCGCATTTACGTTATTTTCTGTATTGGGTTTCTTCTTTCGGGAATCGAAGAAGGGCGGACAGTCCGATAAACAGTCGATGGCCTAA
- the spo0A gene encoding sporulation transcription factor Spo0A: protein MQRIEVLLADDNREFTNLLSEYISEQNDMVVTGVAYNGEEVLRILEESRDIPDVLILDIIMPHLDGLGVLERLREMNLPSMPKIIMLTAFGQENITQKAVQLGASYYILKPFDMEILANRIRQLVGNPTVISSSFTASSGGAAISKSNVVPIAKGKNLDANITSIIHEIGVPAHIKGYQYLREAITMVYNNIEILGAITKTLYPAIAEKFKTTPSRVERAIRHAIEVAWTRGNIDSISHLFGYTINISKSKPTNSEFIAMVADKLRIEHKVS from the coding sequence TTGCAAAGAATTGAAGTATTGTTAGCTGATGACAACCGTGAATTTACGAATCTGCTCTCCGAGTATATTTCTGAACAAAACGATATGGTTGTTACCGGGGTCGCTTATAACGGTGAAGAAGTACTGAGAATTCTAGAAGAATCGCGTGATATCCCGGATGTATTGATTCTTGATATCATTATGCCTCATCTGGACGGGCTTGGCGTATTGGAACGACTGCGTGAAATGAACCTGCCGAGTATGCCGAAAATCATTATGTTGACTGCTTTTGGTCAAGAAAACATTACGCAAAAGGCGGTACAGCTTGGCGCTTCCTACTACATACTTAAGCCTTTTGATATGGAAATTCTTGCGAACCGTATCCGCCAGCTAGTTGGAAATCCAACGGTTATCTCTTCATCGTTCACAGCGTCGTCAGGCGGGGCTGCAATTTCGAAGTCCAATGTTGTGCCGATTGCAAAAGGTAAAAATCTCGATGCGAACATCACCAGCATCATTCATGAAATTGGCGTGCCGGCACATATTAAAGGGTATCAATATTTGCGTGAAGCCATTACAATGGTATATAACAACATTGAAATATTAGGTGCGATTACAAAAACGCTGTATCCGGCTATTGCTGAGAAGTTCAAAACAACGCCTTCCCGCGTTGAACGCGCGATCCGTCATGCCATTGAAGTGGCATGGACACGCGGCAACATCGACAGCATCAGCCATCTCTTCGGCTACACGATCAACATCAGCAAATCCAAACCAACCAATAGCGAGTTCATCGCGATGGTTGCGGATAAGCTGCGCATCGAGCATAAGGTTTCCTGA
- a CDS encoding RNA polymerase sigma factor — MTTELKVEEMRFVLYKYCLSLTRSSWDADDLVQETCLRALPVMNGTLEHPNPTAYLLRIAKNIAVDQARRKQRAGQALQRMEAVLNQLYGDSHEMEYALKLLIQHLSPLQQTVFLLKELFGFKSAEIAAKLTTSEGAVKAALHRAKSAIAKLKQQHGFLLEEASLVEPQVDHGLLFAYANAIRQGDAQALVVLANVQDRIMDPVQAVGQLHQLQASQGIGSSVSMLYAA, encoded by the coding sequence ATGACAACGGAACTGAAGGTTGAAGAAATGCGATTTGTGCTTTATAAGTACTGCTTATCCTTGACCCGTTCTTCATGGGATGCTGATGATCTCGTACAGGAAACGTGTTTGAGGGCGCTGCCGGTCATGAACGGTACGCTTGAGCATCCCAACCCAACTGCATATTTGCTGAGGATTGCCAAAAACATCGCTGTAGATCAAGCCCGCAGGAAGCAGCGTGCAGGGCAAGCGCTGCAGCGCATGGAAGCCGTGCTGAATCAGCTTTACGGCGATTCGCATGAAATGGAGTACGCGTTAAAGCTGCTCATTCAGCATTTATCGCCGCTGCAGCAAACGGTTTTTCTGCTGAAGGAATTGTTCGGCTTTAAGAGCGCTGAGATTGCGGCGAAATTAACGACGTCCGAGGGCGCGGTAAAGGCTGCCCTTCACCGCGCGAAATCGGCAATTGCGAAGCTGAAACAGCAGCACGGGTTCTTGCTCGAGGAAGCATCGCTTGTTGAGCCGCAGGTCGATCATGGTCTGCTTTTCGCCTACGCTAACGCCATTCGTCAGGGGGATGCGCAAGCATTAGTCGTACTTGCGAATGTGCAGGATCGGATTATGGATCCCGTTCAAGCTGTTGGTCAGCTTCATCAGCTCCAGGCATCTCAAGGCATCGGTTCATCCGTTAGCATGCTTTATGCAGCCTAA
- a CDS encoding thiamine pyrophosphate-dependent dehydrogenase E1 component subunit alpha, whose product MSQSESAVQQPKHAALGLTDEQVIEMYSLMVTARRYDERCLLLQRAGKIKFHVSGIGQEAAQVGAAFALDRNQDYYLPYYRDYAFVLSVGMTLRELMLSLFSKIADPNSGGRQMPGHFGSKRLRIVTGSSPVTTQVPHAVGFALAAKMKKKDFVSFVTFGDGSSNQGDFHEGANFAGVHKLPVIFMCENNQYAISVPLHKQVGGRIADRALGYGFPGVAVDGNDPLEVYRVTKEARERAAKGEGPTLIEALMYRLSPHSTSDEDLAYRTKEEVDANRDKDGIPKFKQYLIENGVWDEERDAALMQQIKLALDDATNYGDKAPFPEPEDILYHVYAGDDQGRGGH is encoded by the coding sequence ATGTCACAATCCGAATCTGCGGTGCAGCAGCCTAAACATGCTGCGCTTGGACTTACGGACGAACAAGTTATCGAAATGTATTCGCTTATGGTTACTGCTCGCCGCTATGACGAACGCTGTCTGCTGCTTCAACGTGCAGGTAAAATTAAATTTCACGTATCCGGCATTGGCCAAGAGGCCGCTCAGGTTGGCGCCGCATTTGCGCTGGACCGCAATCAAGATTACTATTTGCCTTATTACCGCGATTACGCATTTGTATTATCAGTCGGTATGACTTTGCGTGAGCTTATGCTCAGCCTCTTCTCCAAAATCGCTGACCCTAACAGCGGCGGACGCCAGATGCCGGGCCACTTCGGCTCTAAGCGCCTTCGCATCGTGACCGGCTCAAGTCCGGTGACGACGCAGGTTCCGCATGCGGTCGGCTTTGCGCTGGCTGCCAAGATGAAGAAGAAGGACTTTGTCTCCTTCGTCACGTTCGGCGACGGCTCCAGCAATCAAGGAGATTTTCACGAGGGAGCGAATTTTGCAGGCGTTCACAAGCTTCCGGTTATTTTCATGTGCGAGAACAACCAATATGCGATTTCTGTTCCGCTGCATAAGCAGGTGGGCGGACGCATTGCCGACCGCGCATTGGGATACGGCTTCCCTGGCGTAGCGGTAGACGGGAATGATCCGCTTGAAGTGTACCGCGTGACGAAGGAAGCTCGCGAGCGCGCTGCAAAGGGTGAAGGTCCTACGCTCATCGAGGCGCTAATGTACAGATTGTCGCCGCACTCTACGTCGGACGAAGATTTGGCTTATCGGACGAAAGAAGAAGTCGATGCCAATCGGGACAAGGATGGCATTCCGAAGTTTAAGCAATATTTGATAGAGAACGGAGTCTGGGACGAGGAGCGCGACGCAGCGCTGATGCAGCAAATCAAACTCGCCCTTGACGATGCGACTAATTACGGCGATAAAGCACCGTTTCCAGAGCCGGAAGATATTTTGTACCATGTGTATGCAGGCGACGATCAAGGCAGAGGGGGACACTAA
- the recN gene encoding DNA repair protein RecN, with protein sequence MLRELSIRNLAVIEQVSVKFHEGFHVLTGETGAGKSILIDALSLVVGGRGASDIVRYGCDKAEIEAMFELSATHPVWYILKTFGIQASSDEGLVIRRELSSQGKSISRINGHIVTLSMLREAGECLVNIHGQHEHQSLLRTEKHLDWLDSYAGEIAYGKLEAYRSVYRQYDKVRHDLKSLEDSSRQNMQMLDLYRFQIEEISSARLKAGEDESLAEEKQKLMSAVKRRDYAADAYNLVQGNKGLDAISKAVNRVTDIRDYDPLVLDPLLEQLQSAFYQLEDAAFQLRDYRDTVDSDPERLMFIDDRLDLLNSLKRKYGETIPDIITYLANIQSEADKIENRDEHLARLQKEQERLFEECETLGIQLSSLRRNAAGRLAAAIESELRQLQMERTTFHVQLEQHQSDGHYRLHPNGIDEAAFLIAPNPGEPLKPISKIASGGEMSRIMLALKTIFASIDEVPVLIFDEVDTGVSGRAAQSIAEKMSRLSAQCQVFSITHLPQVACMADHHYEINKTIVSERTSTMVRELNSNTRIEELARMLGGVEVTEKTRHHAQEMLDLAYKQKGA encoded by the coding sequence ATGCTTCGCGAGCTGTCTATTCGTAATTTGGCTGTTATTGAACAGGTGTCTGTTAAATTTCACGAAGGTTTTCATGTATTGACGGGTGAGACGGGAGCGGGTAAATCCATTCTCATTGATGCACTCAGTCTTGTCGTAGGCGGAAGAGGCGCATCGGATATTGTTCGTTACGGCTGCGACAAAGCCGAGATTGAGGCTATGTTCGAGCTGTCTGCGACCCATCCGGTATGGTACATTCTGAAAACATTCGGAATTCAGGCATCGTCCGATGAGGGGCTTGTCATACGACGGGAGCTTTCTTCCCAAGGCAAGAGCATCAGCCGAATTAATGGACATATCGTTACGTTATCAATGCTTCGTGAAGCAGGGGAGTGCCTCGTTAACATTCACGGCCAGCATGAACATCAATCGCTTCTGCGGACTGAGAAGCATCTCGATTGGCTTGACTCCTATGCCGGTGAAATCGCTTATGGAAAGCTTGAAGCCTATCGCTCCGTTTATCGCCAATATGACAAGGTGCGTCATGACCTGAAGAGTCTTGAGGATTCCTCTCGGCAGAATATGCAAATGCTGGATTTATATCGGTTTCAAATTGAGGAAATTTCATCCGCTCGTCTGAAGGCAGGGGAAGATGAATCGTTGGCGGAAGAGAAGCAGAAACTAATGTCCGCCGTCAAACGCAGAGACTATGCCGCTGACGCCTATAATCTGGTCCAAGGAAATAAAGGCTTGGATGCCATTAGTAAAGCCGTCAATCGGGTGACGGATATTCGGGATTATGACCCGCTCGTACTTGATCCTCTCCTGGAACAGCTGCAGTCGGCTTTTTATCAGCTGGAGGATGCCGCGTTTCAGCTAAGGGACTATCGGGATACCGTTGATTCTGATCCGGAGCGGCTCATGTTCATTGACGACCGGTTAGACTTGCTCAACAGTCTTAAACGCAAATATGGGGAAACGATTCCTGATATTATAACCTATCTGGCTAACATTCAATCAGAAGCTGACAAAATCGAAAACCGGGACGAGCATTTGGCGCGGCTTCAGAAAGAACAGGAGAGGCTGTTTGAGGAATGCGAAACACTTGGAATCCAACTCTCCTCGCTTCGCCGTAATGCTGCAGGAAGGCTTGCTGCGGCCATTGAGAGCGAGCTTAGGCAGCTTCAAATGGAACGCACGACGTTTCATGTTCAATTGGAACAGCACCAGTCTGACGGGCATTATAGGCTGCATCCGAACGGAATTGACGAAGCTGCGTTTCTGATCGCTCCAAACCCAGGCGAACCACTTAAACCAATCAGTAAAATTGCTTCCGGCGGCGAAATGTCACGCATTATGCTTGCGCTAAAGACCATTTTTGCTTCGATCGACGAAGTGCCGGTGCTGATTTTCGATGAGGTCGATACTGGGGTCAGCGGACGTGCTGCACAATCGATCGCCGAGAAGATGTCGAGGCTGTCCGCACAGTGCCAGGTATTCTCAATTACACATCTGCCTCAGGTTGCATGCATGGCAGACCACCATTATGAAATTAATAAAACCATCGTTTCCGAGCGTACCTCGACGATGGTGAGGGAGCTTAACTCCAATACACGAATTGAGGAGCTGGCCCGTATGCTGGGCGGCGTGGAAGTGACGGAAAAGACCCGCCATCATGCGCAAGAAATGCTTGACTTGGCTTACAAACAAAAAGGAGCGTAA
- the lpdA gene encoding dihydrolipoyl dehydrogenase, with amino-acid sequence MTIQCDIAIIGGGIAGYTAAIRAAQAGKKVIIVEKEKLGGTCLHKGCIPSKALLRSAEVFATLRKAESFGVQVEGTISVDFPKVQQRKSDTVETLYKGLQYLMRKHGITVMQGNGRVIGPSIFSPKSGSVAVELPDGEMATIVPAQLIIATGSRPRTLPGLEPAAGQIMSSDEALEMDQLPKSMLIVGGGVIGVEWASMLIDFGIEVTLVESAARLLPGEDVDASAELTKQLRRRGVRILTGIQLKLDTYTFNDGQAAISADTADGPVLLTADRLLVSIGRQGNVEGIGLENTDVRVEKGVIKVNAYFQTNEPHIYAIGDVNGGLQLAHAAAHEGIVAVDHILGGKEQATDHSRVPRAIYSKPEIASIGLTEDEASKQGHAIKVGKVPFQAIGKAHVLGEPEGFAKVIVDTKTNDLLGVHIIGPHATDLLSEASLAMLLNATPWEVGQVIHPHPTLSEVLGEAMLALDGKSLAF; translated from the coding sequence ATGACGATTCAGTGCGATATTGCCATCATCGGCGGAGGCATCGCAGGATATACAGCAGCGATCAGGGCCGCGCAAGCGGGTAAGAAAGTCATTATCGTGGAGAAAGAGAAGCTCGGCGGAACATGTTTACATAAAGGCTGCATTCCAAGCAAGGCACTGCTGCGGAGCGCGGAAGTATTCGCGACGCTGCGCAAGGCAGAGTCGTTCGGCGTTCAAGTGGAAGGGACAATCTCTGTTGATTTTCCCAAAGTCCAGCAGCGCAAGAGCGACACGGTCGAAACGCTCTATAAAGGACTGCAGTATTTAATGCGCAAGCACGGAATCACTGTAATGCAGGGGAACGGCCGCGTCATCGGACCGTCGATTTTCTCGCCGAAGAGCGGGAGCGTCGCAGTAGAGCTGCCGGACGGAGAAATGGCGACGATCGTCCCGGCGCAGCTCATTATTGCGACAGGCTCACGTCCGCGTACCCTACCTGGGCTAGAACCGGCGGCTGGTCAAATCATGTCAAGCGACGAAGCGCTGGAGATGGATCAGCTGCCCAAGTCGATGCTAATTGTTGGCGGCGGCGTAATCGGCGTAGAATGGGCTTCCATGCTCATAGATTTCGGTATCGAAGTCACCCTTGTCGAGTCGGCTGCCCGGCTGCTGCCGGGTGAAGACGTTGACGCATCCGCAGAATTGACTAAGCAGCTCCGCCGCAGAGGGGTTCGGATATTAACCGGCATCCAATTGAAGCTCGATACGTATACCTTTAATGACGGGCAAGCTGCGATATCGGCGGATACGGCTGACGGTCCTGTCCTGCTTACCGCGGATCGCCTCCTCGTATCCATTGGCCGTCAAGGAAACGTTGAAGGCATTGGGCTTGAAAACACGGACGTGCGCGTGGAGAAAGGCGTCATTAAAGTCAACGCCTACTTCCAAACCAACGAGCCCCATATTTACGCAATCGGTGATGTGAACGGCGGGCTTCAGCTTGCGCACGCTGCCGCGCATGAAGGCATTGTTGCGGTCGATCATATCTTGGGCGGCAAAGAACAAGCGACGGACCATTCTCGCGTGCCGAGAGCGATCTACTCGAAGCCCGAAATTGCATCGATCGGCTTGACGGAAGACGAAGCGTCGAAACAAGGACATGCTATCAAGGTTGGCAAGGTTCCGTTCCAAGCCATCGGCAAAGCGCATGTGCTCGGCGAGCCGGAAGGGTTCGCGAAAGTGATCGTGGACACGAAAACAAACGATCTGCTTGGCGTTCACATCATTGGACCACATGCGACGGACCTGTTGTCGGAGGCATCCCTAGCAATGCTGCTGAATGCAACGCCTTGGGAAGTGGGACAAGTCATACACCCGCATCCAACCTTGTCCGAAGTGCTCGGCGAAGCGATGCTGGCACTCGATGGTAAGTCATTGGCATTCTAA
- the spoIVB gene encoding SpoIVB peptidase, translating to MNANQRKRWFGVFLVTIVCLLGLSSPIQHFAAFPNEVRLFSGQLKQLDYGMPVHAQVTTDSHALQINGSRDRSTSINLNKPLTIQSLDSGETTMKLKLFGKIPFKTVRVNVVPDLRVIPGGQTIGVKVKSAGIMVVGHHQVLDDNGSKVSPGETAKLQLGDLIVRINGKYVNEVHKVAQMAEEAGTAKRALQLTVKRGTRLFDTKLVPVFDAEDHAWRLGLYIRDSAAGVGTLTFYAPDQGVYGALGHVITDMDTQTPIEVGEGQILQSNVTSINKSQNGEPGEKRAHFIKESKVLGNIERNTSFGIFGKMKELPSHSYNEQTVPVAFAEEVKEGPAQLLTVVNGQKVERFNVEIVHVTRQQSPATKGMVIKITDSRLLEQTGGIVQGMSGSPIIQDGKLIGAVTHVFVNDPTSGYGCFIEWMLQDAGVLLKPASINLKAA from the coding sequence TTGAATGCCAATCAGCGGAAGCGGTGGTTTGGAGTATTCCTCGTTACCATTGTCTGTTTGCTCGGCCTATCCTCTCCTATTCAACATTTCGCCGCATTTCCGAATGAAGTTCGGTTGTTCTCCGGCCAGTTGAAGCAGTTAGATTACGGCATGCCTGTACATGCTCAGGTCACAACGGACTCACATGCGTTACAAATCAATGGATCCCGTGACCGTTCAACTTCAATTAATTTGAATAAGCCGCTTACGATCCAATCGTTAGACAGCGGTGAGACTACGATGAAATTGAAATTATTCGGCAAAATTCCATTCAAGACAGTAAGGGTGAATGTCGTGCCTGATTTGCGAGTTATTCCAGGTGGACAAACCATCGGCGTTAAAGTAAAGTCGGCAGGCATTATGGTGGTCGGGCATCATCAGGTACTTGATGACAACGGAAGTAAAGTATCTCCAGGTGAAACGGCGAAGCTTCAATTAGGTGATCTCATTGTTCGCATTAACGGTAAATATGTCAACGAAGTGCACAAGGTCGCTCAAATGGCAGAGGAAGCGGGTACAGCCAAACGTGCGCTGCAGCTAACGGTCAAACGCGGCACCCGCTTGTTCGATACCAAATTGGTGCCTGTATTCGATGCTGAAGACCATGCTTGGCGTCTCGGATTATATATTCGCGATTCGGCTGCCGGTGTCGGGACACTTACGTTCTATGCACCAGACCAAGGTGTTTACGGGGCATTAGGGCATGTGATAACCGACATGGACACTCAAACGCCGATTGAGGTCGGCGAAGGGCAAATTCTGCAATCTAACGTAACATCCATCAATAAAAGCCAAAACGGTGAGCCTGGTGAGAAACGCGCACATTTTATTAAAGAGAGCAAGGTTCTTGGCAATATCGAGCGAAATACGTCCTTTGGAATCTTTGGTAAAATGAAAGAACTGCCTTCTCACAGCTACAATGAGCAAACGGTCCCGGTCGCTTTTGCAGAAGAAGTGAAAGAAGGCCCTGCGCAGCTGCTCACCGTCGTTAATGGACAGAAGGTTGAACGGTTTAATGTTGAGATTGTCCACGTAACTCGGCAGCAATCCCCAGCAACTAAAGGAATGGTTATCAAAATAACGGATAGCCGTTTGTTGGAACAAACCGGCGGAATTGTACAGGGAATGTCCGGAAGCCCGATCATTCAAGATGGGAAACTGATCGGTGCCGTGACACACGTGTTTGTCAATGATCCTACATCTGGTTATGGCTGTTTTATCGAATGGATGCTACAGGACGCAGGCGTTCTGCTCAAACCAGCAAGCATAAATCTTAAGGCGGCATAA
- a CDS encoding alpha-ketoacid dehydrogenase subunit beta, which yields MPKMDYIDAIRLAMKEEMERDEDVFVLGEDVGHKGGVFTTTKGLIDQFGEARVLDTPLAESAIVGAAIGAAMYGMKPIAEMQYSDFMFPATNQIISEAAKIRYRSNNDWECPLVIRAPIGGGIFGGLYHSQCPESVFFGTPGLKIVAPYTAYDAKGLLKAAVRDPDPVIYFENKKCYKMVSGDVPEEDYIVPIGKANVLREGEDLTVISYSLPLHFVMEAAAELEEEGITTHVLDLRSLQPLDKEGILEAARRTGKVLIIHEDNKFGGIGAEVSAIIAEEMLYELDAPIMRLCGPDVPAMPINPPGEKFFMLNKDKVKEAMKRLAVY from the coding sequence ATGCCGAAAATGGACTATATTGATGCCATCCGACTTGCCATGAAAGAAGAAATGGAACGTGATGAGGATGTGTTCGTCCTCGGCGAGGATGTCGGACATAAGGGCGGCGTTTTCACTACCACCAAGGGACTCATTGATCAATTCGGAGAGGCGCGCGTGCTGGATACGCCTCTTGCGGAATCCGCCATCGTCGGTGCGGCGATCGGTGCTGCGATGTATGGGATGAAGCCGATTGCCGAAATGCAGTATTCGGACTTCATGTTCCCGGCAACGAATCAAATCATAAGCGAAGCGGCGAAGATTCGTTACCGCTCCAATAACGACTGGGAATGTCCGCTTGTTATCCGTGCACCGATCGGCGGCGGCATCTTCGGCGGGCTGTACCATTCGCAATGTCCGGAGTCGGTGTTCTTCGGGACGCCAGGCCTTAAAATTGTGGCACCATACACGGCGTATGATGCTAAAGGGCTGCTCAAGGCGGCTGTCCGCGATCCGGATCCGGTTATTTATTTTGAAAATAAAAAATGCTACAAGATGGTTAGCGGCGATGTGCCTGAAGAGGATTACATCGTGCCGATCGGCAAGGCGAACGTGCTTCGCGAAGGCGAAGATCTGACGGTAATCAGCTACAGCCTGCCGCTGCATTTCGTCATGGAAGCTGCTGCCGAGCTGGAGGAAGAAGGCATTACGACGCATGTCCTGGACCTTCGCTCCCTGCAGCCGCTGGACAAAGAAGGCATCCTCGAGGCCGCTCGCCGTACGGGCAAAGTACTCATCATCCATGAAGATAACAAGTTCGGCGGAATCGGTGCGGAAGTGTCCGCCATTATCGCGGAAGAAATGCTGTACGAGCTGGACGCGCCGATTATGCGGCTTTGCGGTCCGGACGTTCCGGCGATGCCGATTAACCCGCCGGGCGAGAAGTTTTTCATGCTGAATAAGGATAAAGTGAAAGAAGCCATGAAGCGTTTGGCTGTCTACTGA